A stretch of DNA from Aspergillus flavus chromosome 3, complete sequence:
TCGTACTCGAAGAAGCGATGTTTCAACTTTCCTCGGAAAATAAAACGATATTTATCAGGTGAGTAATGGTTGATCTGACTCATCGGTGGTCTAACAGGGAGtagaaaatatatagcttGTGCATCGGATAAATCAAATGTGTGCGCGGCGTACGAGTTGTTTGACAATATGGCAGATGAGTATAGGAAATGCCCTTCAGCGCTCTACTTGATATATAAAGCGGCGTTGAATAACAGAGACTTCAGTCAAGGTAGGCAGTTGATGTTTTCTGTATATACAGTGCCTAACTATGACAAGGGCACTTTTATCTCGATTCTCTCTGTCAGGTGGGTGCAACTGGCAGAACATACCTCTTGCCATGTGCAGCAGAAGCCCTTCGATCTGGGCAAACCTTGTTGGCAGCCGGATGTCTCCAGCACgtaatagataatctaaatGATGGCTTCCTGGAAGCAAAGTACATTGCAAGTCTCTTCATAGCTGCAGGTTGTCTCTTCTCAGCACAATTAGGGAAAACGGGAAAGGtgaaagaggatgatgagctTTTAGCTCAGGTTATACGTGTATTCGAAGCAGGTACGTCCTGAATCAGAGCGCCACAGTACTTAATGCTTAGTATCTAACCTGGAAATTAGCACACAGAAATGAACAAAATACTGTGTTTTCGACTGTTGAACTTGAGTGGATTTCGCGGAGGAGCTACAACATCGCTGTGCAAGCACGCTCGTGTGATTACCGGCTAGTGGTACAGCTACTGGACCTGTCGATGCATGTATGTTAGTGCCACTTGCTTATGCTATTTGTGAATTTCTGACGTTGGGTTCCCAGTTCACAGACTTACAGAGGAAGACCATGACTTGCGAGAAGCAGTCCGGTCTTTGGCAACACTATCTACACTGCGACAGTATCAAGATTTTCAGCATCATAACAGAGGCTCGCAAGGAGGTAGAGCCCTTTTTGAAGGCTTGTTTGATCCTATTTACCAAGTAGTATTATTTAGAGGTTAATGGAAAGTAGCAACAACACTATGAAAATGTCCAAAAAATTGCCCAGCACTGCCGAACTTACATTCGGAGTCGACCACAAATTGAGAATACAAGGGAACAACACAGTGAATGGCTGAAAGAGTATCGAAGGATCTTGTCAATTGATCTCGAATGCGCTATATTCTTCAATCAGTGGGACAATGTGCCTTCCATAATTGGCGAGTCGAAAAGCATAATGGACGATGAACTCTGCTCTATATTTTTGGATTGTGTCCTCCGTTGCGCAGCTTCGGTAACATATATCATCAAGGCTGTCGAGGTATTTATTCATCAGAAATCAATTTTTCTTGAAAATCAGCTATGATACATGTGCTAACAgattatacttttttaagaaaattatatttgTCCTCCGCACTACCGCATCCCCGTACCTAGAAGCCGCAGCAGCCCGGGCCGTTCTTCCACGCTACATCCATACTTTCTTCCAACTCTCCTTAGATGCACAAGAATACTACCTTGCTGAGTCGGCCATTGATCAGGCTTTGGATTTAGCTTGTGACCTATGTGGTACGGTCTTGCGTTACCCAAGCGATGAGATTCAGTGGATGGCAACGGTGGCATTTAATCGAGCGGTGGATCTCTACATACTTTCTGAAAGTGACGATTGCCGGCGATGGGCAGAGAAGGCCATCAAACTGGCCGATCTGGGTGAAAAGGACTGTGCCATGCTGGGAGATCTATTGAGAGAGAGGCTTCAGAAGTTGTCCTAAAACATTGTTTGTTCCGTGGACTAATCCTTCACCAATGTCGACTACTATAAGTACCCACGATGGACTTGATTCACTGGGATGTCTCGGTAAATATGAGGCTATGTGGACCAGaataatgataatatggTTTTGCAATAGCTCGCCCAGGAAGATGACCAGCGCTATCCATGCTAGAAGCACATACGTCTGTGAAAATTGGTTCTCTGCGAGGACGTTTCTGTAGTACAGGTCTATCGGCTCCAAACCTTGTGTCTTCCCGGAGAATGATTTCCACTATTACACGGGCCCTAGACTTCTTAGCTTTTATCCATGTATTAAATGAATGATCTCCAGTCAACTTCCGACTTGCAGCGGATCTCATTCACGCCTACTGTGAAGCTCTTTGTCACTTAGATATGTCTCTGCCTTAAATCAAGATTCTGTTGCTCAGTCGCCCATTTCACTATCCAGTACCCTATTCCCTTTTCACTCCCCTTCCATTTTTAattgtcttcttcccccctcttcctttctttctttcctacTCATCccatttccattccttccatccTCAAACTCCAGTCATAATCATTGAGCTCGCTTTTCTATATTCCTGGAGTCAATTTTCTGTCAACGTCGGGCAACGCCTGCGTTTTTTGCTGCTACACTACGTCTGAGGTCCCTAAGAAGAGGATTTGCGCCTCAACAGATCTTGATATCGAGATTGCCAGGTAAAAAGGCTACCAAAGACCCAAAGCCGGGCAGGGAGCTTCCCGATATGGCATGTATGACAGCAGCGGGGGATCTAAGGATCTACTTCTTGAATGTCGCCAGGTACGAGGCGCATTCGGCGGAGCATGCGCCAACTGCAAATCTATGGCCAGGAGGGGAGCTTTTACCCCAGAGCTTTTCAACAGAGGCCCGACTGTTGATGACTGGGCTTGTGAGATCCGTGAAAGAGGCGAGCTTTACAAAATCACATGGACTCACTGGGAAGTCGCTCGAGGCTCGTGTCATTCACGTTGGCAACAACCCGGGGTTTACCTTGCTCGGTCAAGGGCGAAATTGCTCTATGCCCTCGAATCGGGGAAATTAGGTccagagggagaagaagtcaACATGTTGGCCAAGGTTCGTCGTTATATTGAGCTTTTACGAACCATGTCATTCCGTGATTTTCCGACTGAGGACAAAAGTAAGGCACTTCTAGCTTTCAAAAAGGCCTCCCAAAGGGCGATTCAAAACTCACAAGTACTTGTCTCCACGAATAATAATGTCGGTGACTGTATGATCGCTTCCAACTTTGGCCTGAACGCGCAGGGGATCATTGTTACCAGAGATGAAGACACTAAGGAGTGCGAAACCAGTGCGTGGATACCACTGACGGAGCTACTCCATGGAGATCGAGTTACGGAGTCATCAGTTGTGATGATGAGAAACAGCTTAGACCAACAGTGATCTCATTTCAAAACAAAATCAATACATTGAATTCGCTGAACAGATATCTATCCCGCACTCCTCACGCCTCATGAGGATGAACCACCCGGTGATTAGACTCACCGAACAATTCCGCTACCGCCCAGTATATGCTATTTGGTCAAATTGTAGAACGTATGGGCAGATGTTACAGAGCCACGAATCCACCAATGTCATAGTCAGTCCTCGGTTCCTTGACGCTAGGAGAGAGGTATACAGCCTtgacaggaaagaagataTAGACCTGGGCAATATCGTTGTGAGTGTTGCCGCTCCTTCTGTTGAGAATGTCGAATTTGGTGCCTGGCCACCCGTCTAGCAAGTCTCGGTATGGATTCTAGTTGAAGGTTCAAGCTGTATCTTGATGATGTGCCAAAATTACGCTACAATGATGCTCATCGTCTGCATATGCGTCGCCTACTCATGGCGAACGAAAAGCACAGCAGATATCCCGCCAACAACGTTACTATCGTGACACCTTACCAAGCCCAAACAGGCTGTGCGTATCCGTCAGTCCATGCAGGGGAAGGAGTCAAAAGTCGTACTATACGACTGGTAATATCAAGCGCGGACGCCCTCTCTGATACGGGGTTCACTGTCGATGAGCGTCGAGCCACTATGGGGTTGACTAGAATGACAGATGTTATGATCAATTCGCTGCCGGAATCTGTCAGAATTCGTCTAAAAGCCGTCCCCTCGGGGCGGTACAATTATCTAGGGGAAAGGATCAACTTGAAGATGCTATACCTACGCGGGTTTATGTCGTGGGCGCAGAGTAAGAGTGATCTGCGCACGGTATTCTCGAGGGGACATGCAGTAGCTGTTCTTGCCTCGGCTTTTTGAATTTCTATTGGTAGCCTGCACACACGCGTGTCGGGTCTGGCTTTGGGTGTGGCGAAGCGATGAAGGAGGATGTAGGTATTGAAAAGATGGAAGGTTTTTCTAGCAGGATGGAGCTGAAAATGACGCGGATTGGTAACTGTGGTTTCCTTAAGGTGAAGAGGGACAACCACTACGTGGAAAGTTGGACTTTGCCGTAGAGTATCGGTCGATACAATTGCATCTTGTAACTCAATTGAACCAACCTGcaagtatagaatatatttctagTCTACATACACAAGGAGAAATGTCTCACTGAAGCTACAATCTTGATCTTCACTCTCGCGATGCTGAGTCAGAACCTTTTCcttactaaattaaatagaatcagatcctttccttctacGGAATCCAACCAGGCAAATCTCGAACCCACCTCGTAGTCCCCTCAACCGCGACgacagacgaagaaaatAGGCTGCAGGCGCCATGGACTGGGATAAATTACTATTCAATGCAGCGGTGTTTGTTGCTGGAGTATTCATGCTGGATTATGGCGCTGATAAGTTCATTGACCACACCGTCATTATCGGCCAGCGTCTGGGAGTGTCCCAGACCCTTATTGCTGTACTGACTGCCGGTGCTGAATATGAggaggtatgtatatatatatatatatacggtgggatattcttttgttCCTAAGTCCCTAACACTGTATTGGCTACAGCTTGCCGTAGTCGTTGCGGCAGTCCTGCAAAAGCAGTCGCCACTTGCACTAGGGAATGTGATGGGCTCCACCATCTCGAATATCCTAGGCGCCTTTTCCCTTGGCCTTTTACTCCACCCTGGGCCGATAGCTTTCGATCAGAGTGCCAAGGTATATACAGCGTTGCTTCTATCGATCACAACCGCTTTCTACATCCTGACTTACTTCAACATGTTGAACAAAATCACTGGTGGCGTACTAGTGGCCATCTTTCTAATGTATATCATATGTACTTGCTATGCAATTCATAAAGGAGCGATGGAACCTCCAGAAGCATCTGACAGCGACAGCGacagcgatgatgatgccagCGATGATGAGCATTCTTATTCCACGTCCAGACCACAAGACAGTAGAGTGCAAGATGAGTCGGAAACATCTCCTCTTCTTACACATGAAGAGGCCCTTGTTGCTAAGAAGAGCGCTCCACGCTCACTTTTCTATCATATCTCCCAACTCGTCATGGGCCTGTTAACGCTCACCATCTCTGGTTATCTGTTGTCACGCAGTGCATCGGTAATTGCAGATTGTTTTCATCTCTCTGGGACTGTTGTCGGCCTCACAGTGGTGTCATTCGCTACTACGTTGCCGGAAAAGATGGTTGCCATCATCAGCGGCTCTCGTGGACACAGTGGCATTGTGGTAGCCAGCACAGCAGGAAGCAATATTTTCCTTCTTACTCTGTGCGCCGGTGTTATTGCTCTTGCTGGGCTCTCAGCGGATAAAAGTGACCACGTCCTGCTCTTCGAACTCCTTTTTACCTGGATCTCATCCGTGATGCTCTTTCTGGCGGTCTTTGTCCGCGCAGATCGTGCCGTAGGCGCTCTGTTCCTGGTGATGTATGTGGCTTTCTTGATCCTTGAGTTTACTGTGTATAGAAGATGAGTGTAACATATCGAAGAATCATGTACATACAACGGGTCTGGTGTGCAAGACATTCAAGCGGATGACATGCAATCTACATTGATACAAACTGGGGTTGATACGCAGCATGCCCCCTTTATATCAACAACTGCGTTCTTCGTTCATTCAACTCAACCATTCCCACCCTTACATTATAAGAAATCGTATTAATACTTCGTATGTGACATTACCCATGACCTGAATCAATATTCACCTTCTAGAGGAAATCGAAGATAATTCGAAAGGATGTGGGTGGCGTCCCGACTTTGCCTTGTGAAACGTTGGAGCAATGTCATCCAACAACGACAATCTCAGCTAAGAAGCAACCGCTGATTTGACACTTGTATCCTGTGTACAAAACGAAGTAGCGCTTAAATGGCTCACGAATAATAGTGTATGTGACTGAATATGCTGTCCTCCTTACGCTATGGTCTTTAGCCTTGGTAGTGCATGCTATGGGATGCTGGACGTCAATTAACGATCGAAACAGGAAAGTCTTTCCCACTTAGTACTACACTTTGCCGCAACATGTCTCACTGCAGAGTTGATAGACAAACCAGAACCGTGGTAAGCAAGCTCCTAAGGCTGGGCAAGGCTGTTGCTCAGCGGTGAGCCTAAGCCACTGCAACGTTTACGGGGGTTAGTAACACTAAGCACGTAATAAGCCAGGCTATTACTGTGACACGCTCAAGACTTGAGCGCAGAAAGTGCCACAAGCTTGCCGGTTTCCTTTCCTACTCGTTCACGTTTGGAATCACTGCCCTCAATTCCGGGTACTGAGGTGCTGCCCCCGAGTGTGCCTGCATCTGTACAATTCCTTTTGTGACTTGACACGCATATTAGGTAAAGGCTTCCTTGTCTTTGAAGGGATGTCGAGATCAGTGTATTGTCTTTCAGTTGCAACCCTTGAACTATGGTTCACTATTAGCATGCTCTAGGGCTGTGGATTGGAGTGCATGCGAGGTCATTCTTGAGATCGACTTTAGCTGGAATCCTGGTAATGGATTATATCACGCCTCTTTCTATTCAAACCAAAGTAAAACGAGCCTTTTCGGGTGGGTTAGCAATTGGTATGATACAGACATGAAAGGGCAAGGGCCTCTACATGTTTGCTAAAGGGTTAAAGGTCAGGGAGAACGAGGCACACACAATTAGCTACTAGCAATATGAATATGCGCCGGTGAAAACATGGGCTCTTTGGGGTCAGAAGAACAGTGGGGCTGAGAAAGCGGAATCCCTAGATCATATAATAATGAGGCGAGCATTAGAGACAGAGCGCATCCGGGTTACACTGCTTTAGTTCGGATAAGCTAGTTAGCAAATTTTAGAAGAGGGTGGCTGTGTTTTGAGTAGACGTCCTTTTAGTCCGCGATATCACCTGCAGGACGATTATATGTAATCTGTGGTTATGATTGGGGCTTACACTGATTTAGACTATGGTATATGTGAGAGTTATTTCCCGCTTCCAGATATAGTCTCTATACCGCATATGGGTCTCGGTCTTATTACTACTTGACCTGCAGCAAGTTCCGCATTTGCTTTGTGTGTCGGGGAGGTCTTTGAAATCTCAAATTCAGGGCCCTAGATTAGAAAATCGCTCGCGTTGTACGTATAGAGCGAAGTAGAATGATCTATGGTGCATCTAGCCTTGAACATATAAATCGGAGAAACTCAGAGCAGAGTAGTGATAGTAAACTAACGACAATTCCGAGATCCATGGCTTGTGCAACTATCTATACCAGCATGTGCATTATTACTGTGGTTGAGTGCGGGTTGGTATGATACTGTATCGACCTTGAATTCATGAAGGACGTTGAGCGATGAGGTTACTCGATAACAGACACTAGAGTAGGAGACCTCTAGCATTTCACTACCATTGGCTGCCCTGAACGGCCTACATTAGCCTCTCCAATAACAGGCCTTGAAGTGCTCCGAGAATCCTAGCCCACTGCTTCATCCGCGCGAGATGAAGAATCCTCGAGTAAGGTTTATGATTGATCGAGGCTCGAGGTCAAGGGACTTGAGTGGCAATCGTTCTATAAGTATGACCCGATTGACCTTCGACATGGCAGTATCCGTTCACCTCCGAGGTCTTCTATATTTTGGTCCCTGAATGTACTGTTTCTTTATCATTGGAGTACCTTCTCAAGTATCCTGAAGATGTGGTCCCATGAGAAGCACAACTTGAGTGAGCCCACTCTCTTTCATTTAGAAGAGGACTCAGTCAATCAGGATATGGAATATCATCAAGTCACTATACCATTTGACAGAGCCGGATATGAGAATGCAGAGCAAACTCCCACCCCAACAAAACTTATCGCAAACAATTATTTCCTCAATCCTGATGGAGCATCATATAGTCAAACTAGTCCGGAGCTCGCTGTGACCTCCTATGTTGACCCAATCCTCTTGACTACATCGGGTCACCCTACCAACGCTCTGGGGTGCAATAGCACACAGACTATTTCCAACCAGGGCACCCATACCACCTATAGGGTGGAAGTCCTAGGTTTGCATGAACAAATACGAGATTTTCCAATCATAATTGGAAATGACAGGTCTGCCCGTAATCGAAGTCTCTGTAGGGGACATAAAATGATTGAGCGCAAGTAAGTACTTgactttttttattgattCCAGTATATACCAAGTTATACGAAATTATATGCTCTAGCACTGACAGCGAGTACCCTAGGACATATCGCTGCGAATGGGCGGGATGTGCCTATACTGGTGTCTTCAAGCGCAAGGAAGATTTGAAGCGGCATATATTTAGAATTCATGTTTCGCCGCGCTCATATCATTGCCCCGTGGTGACTTGCCGGAAGACGTTCAACAGGAATGATAATTTACAGAATCATCTAAGGCGGATACATTAGACGATATTTGTTTTGGATTGGGTATGTTATGCTCATATTTGATGATTAGGGACCGCAAAGTCTCATAGATTGCGCCTTTAGTGATAGAAATGGAAGATTATATGCCTGTTTACTGCATGTTTACAATGCAAAATGCCCGTAATTTCAGTGAATTGATGAGCACGGCATACTAAGTGGTATCCCAAAGGTCTTTTAAAGCATTGAGatgcatatatataacttagGGCTTGGTGATTGGACGAAGGTGTGGGGCACGGAGTCCTCATCCACCAATCGGAAAATGGGGTATTACCACCCGGAATGTTCCATGAGAACGATTCCGAGGTAGTCCGTACGAAATAGACGCTCTTCCCCAGATTCTCGGCAACCCCGTTCATATTACTTTATCGCAAAGATAACCAGTCCATCATGTCGGCACGTCGCCATCGATCTGCAGTTGCATGTCAGCACTGCCGCCAGCGTAAAGTGCGCTGCAGCTTTACGGTTACTGGCGTACCATGTATTGGTTGTACGCAAGACGGTACCGAGTGTATTATCCCGCAAGGAAAAGCGCAAACAACGTAAGCTTTGAACGCCACGCCATGCTTAGAATACCCACGACCTTGTAAGTAGGTACAATGAGCTGAACGTGATTAGACCTCGGATCCGTCAAGTTGTACCTCATATACGCCAAAATGGTCCGGAGAACAGCCCTCGGATTGCGGAGGGGTCTCGCAGGTCGATGCCACCCCGGCCTTCTGCTTCAACAGATACGTTCACCATTGCACCAATTACCCCACAGATAGAGCGCCCCAGGTCAGTAGGGGGTACCAATGATGTCAATACTTCGCCAGAAGAGAACAGAAGTCTCGATGAGGAACGCACTGGGGCAGAGATTGCAACTGCCGCCCTAGGGAGAAACAGGAGAGCGGGCCAGGCGCCATTTTATACTGGTTTGTGCTTAAGGACTTGGGATACCCCAAACGTTGACATAACTGACTTTTGAGCAGGCGAGTCTCCGGGCTTCGGAAGTGTACTGGACTTATGCTCGCCACCACAACAACCTGTTCAACGGCATATCTTGCTTCAACCTAAAAGATCGATTCCGCTGTCTGCTGAGGACCGCGAATACCTTCAGTATAAAGGCGTCTTTAACCTACCTCGGAGTGATACGTGCGACGAGCTTCTCCGCGCATATTTCCATCACGTGCATCCTATCGTACCAGTTGTTGATGCGACCTCAGTGCTCAGCTCTTATCCCAGTGGGGAAAGTAATCAATGTAACCTCCTGTTGCTATGGAGCATGTTTTTTGTTGCAGCAAATGTATACCAAACCTCTTGGCTCAATAAGCCATTCTACTAATGCTGATTGTAGTATATATCCACCGATACATGGAAGCAGGAGGGCTACTCATCAAGAAAGGCAATGAAATACGATATGTACTCTCGTGCCACGGTAAGTATTCCGCTGGTTGTACTTCCATTGAGTACATCATTATTGATTTGACTAACTTGAGTGGTAAACCTCCAGTGTATGCATCATATCAGTGGCGAAACAGACAACACTGTTCTATTACAATCGGCTCTTCTTCTGGGATTCTACCACTCAGAGGTAGATCTGCATATGAAACCGTGGTATTGGACTGGCACCGCAATTAGTCTTTGCCAGATCATGGGTTTACATCGCTGCCCATCTTCGGCCTGGTCGGATTCCTCAATCCCCGAAAGGCAGCAGCGTCTGTGGCGTCGTCTTTGGTGGAGTTGCTTTTTTCGAGATCGTTGGCTGAGTCTTACAATGGGCAGACCCCTCAGGATCGACCTGCGTGACTGCGACACAGTAATGCCATCTTCCGTCGACATGCTGAGCGACATGACCGGATTACCAGAAGCAGTGGCCAGTGCTTACATTCCAACCGATTTGCCACGATTGGCGGACTGTTGGGTGACGATGATTCATTTGAGCAAACTCCTAGGTGACGTCCTCAGTTTAAGCTACCGGCCTCTTGGGCCTCACCCATCGCTTCAGCAGGTAGAAGCAACCGAGACAGAAATCCTACTATTTCAATTCCCGGACAACTCCGACGCAGACCGAAGTCGCCTGGCCACTTTTTATATGTATCATCTACAGTTGCACTACCAGTTCGTATTGGTCTGACCCGCATATTCGAGTGAACTTCTAATCATGACAGAGCTTTACTCATTACATTCTATCGCCCTTATATCACCAAGGTGCCAGAAGGGCTACCAGTGGCCCAGCAACAGGCGTGGCGAAGTCAAATACGAAACAAAATGGACGCCGCTGCCCTACAAACGAATTCTATTGTCGATAACCTGGCTCGTGAAAAGCTGCTAGAATTCGGCGGTCCAATGACGTACGTTCCTTGTCTCTCCTCCTACTAATGAATCTTACCACTGATTTTCATGTAGACCTCCATTACTGGTACCAGCTATGCAAGTTCATCTCCTCAACTGCAAGTCGTCCGATGGTTTTATTCGGCGACTGGGCCTTAACAAGCTGGAATTGTGTATGATGATCTTAGAGCAGATGCAGCACACATATCCATCTGCCTCCATATTTCGAGGCATCTTCCTCGGAGCTATACGTCAAGTCTTCCCTGACTATATGGTTCAACCATCCAAGCCAGGGACAGCGGCCCCTGAGTATCCTATCCTGCAGGATGCTCCTCTTGATGACCCAGCCGCGTCCATGGTGATCAGCGACGATGTCATTGGAGCACTTATGGATGAGGCGTCTACCTATAATTTCTGGGAGACATTTAGTTGGATGTAAATAGAATTACGTTGCAAGACGAAGTTGTCGTGTATCATATACGCTATAATGGCCATTCTAATCGTAACAATGTTCATTCTAATTAGATAAACGCAAATCTATTGACAAGACAAATCTCTAAGCTCTATATACAGACAAGGACAAACTCTACATAATCACAGAAGGGCAATTCCCGTGAAAGCCCGGTAGTCATCTGAATGGATCTTCTCCTTATGACTCCCATCCAAGTTGCAGCGATAAATGTTGCCGCCGAGATCGGTAAGATAGATGTGACCGTTACCGAGGTCCAGCTTCAGGCCAATCGCTTCCTTCAAATGCTTTGTCAACATCTCGTACTTCTTATCAGATTTGATCGGTACCGGAAGACCAGACTCATCCAGCTGTGCCTTGAACAGCGCGTTACCCAGCGGAACCTCACCGCGATCCGTCCAGTAGAGTGTGTTAGACTTCTCATCCAGCTCGAGATCAATCGGCTCCGGGAGGTCACCCAGCACCAGCTGAATATCGTCTCTTGAGGCTCCCGACTGTCCCTCAGGGGTGGCGATATTGGCACAGAAGATGCGACCCTTTCCGCTCTTTGAAGGCCCCTTCTGTGTCCAGTAGAACTTGCCCAGGCCAGGAGCTACAGTGATACCAACGCACCAGTCGGAAACTGCATTGTCTTTCGCATCCTTCGAGTCACTTCTGTCGACCACAGCCTCGAGATCGGATCCATCATAACCACAGCGCCAGACGCGGCATCCTTCACGGTCGCAGAAGTAGACCTTCTGCGCCTCGGCATCGATCGTTAGTTGTTTCGGAGTGTTGACTCTGCCTTGAGGGACTACCGTCTGGATACTACTGCCGTCCAGGTTGGCGGAATAGACTGCGCCATCATCCTTGCCGGGTACGCCCATGCAAGTCCAGAACATCCGGCTGGTTGTAGTGTCCACGGCAATGCCATCAGGTAGAGACTGATTCGGTACAAGGACTTTCTGGATCTTTCCATCTGAGGACAGTTTCAGTACCTCACCCGATGTGGTGGTAGGGTTGGCGGTGGAGAGTCCAATGTCCAGAACCAATAATTCCGGCGCTGTGGTCTTGTCGTCCACGAtatctttcttgtcttcgaCCGGAGAGTAAAGACCACCCTTAGGAGACTTATTACCCAGCTTGCCGTCATCCAGATAGTTCCGCTTCAGGAAGTCAACGGTCTTCTCTGGCGAGAGTCCGCGCTCCTGAACATAATGACCTTCAATAAAAGCAACGGTATCCAAACCAACCTCTGCAAGGACAAACATCAGTAATGCTCCAAACCCAGAAAACCGGAACCAACTCACGATCCATAGTCTTACACGGCAAATTCCGCGGCTTAATAAACATCTCAGTCCACATAGAATCAATCTCCTCAGGGACAGAAACCCCCTCGGCCAAGATGGTCAAAACCTCCCTCTTAACAGCAGCCCACAGCCTATTAAAGATAAACCCAGTAGACTGTTTCCTCGCCACATAAGGCAAGGTAGCAGCCTCCTTTGACCTCTCAACCATAAACGGGAAGACGCCCTCATCCGTATATCCATCCGTCATAAGTTCAACAAT
This window harbors:
- a CDS encoding Sodium/calcium exchanger protein-domain-containing protein, which translates into the protein MDWDKLLFNAAVFVAGVFMLDYGADKFIDHTVIIGQRLGVSQTLIAVLTAGAEYEELAVVVAAVLQKQSPLALGNVMGSTISNILGAFSLGLLLHPGPIAFDQSAKVYTALLLSITTAFYILTYFNMLNKITGGVLVAIFLMYIICTCYAIHKGAMEPPEASDSDSDSDDDASDDEHSYSTSRPQDSRVQDESETSPLLTHEEALVAKKSAPRSLFYHISQLVMGLLTLTISGYLLSRSASVIADCFHLSGTVVGLTVVSFATTLPEKMVAIISGSRGHSGIVVASTAGSNIFLLTLCAGVIALAGLSADKSDHVLLFELLFTWISSVMLFLAVFVRADRAVGALFLVMYVAFLILEFTVYRR
- a CDS encoding C6 transcription factor, with the protein product MSARRHRSAVACQHCRQRKVRCSFTVTGVPCIGCTQDGTECIIPQGKAQTTPRIRQVVPHIRQNGPENSPRIAEGSRRSMPPRPSASTDTFTIAPITPQIERPRSVGGTNDVNTSPEENRSLDEERTGAEIATAALGRNRRAGQAPFYTGESPGFGSVLDLCSPPQQPVQRHILLQPKRSIPLSAEDREYLQYKGVFNLPRSDTCDELLRAYFHHVHPIVPVVDATSVLSSYPSGESNQCNLLLLWSMFFVAANYISTDTWKQEGYSSRKAMKYDMYSRATCMHHISGETDNTVLLQSALLLGFYHSEVDLHMKPWYWTGTAISLCQIMGLHRCPSSAWSDSSIPERQQRLWRRLWWSCFFRDRWLSLTMGRPLRIDLRDCDTVMPSSVDMLSDMTGLPEAVASAYIPTDLPRLADCWVTMIHLSKLLGDVLSLSYRPLGPHPSLQQVEATETEILLFQFPDNSDADRSRLATFYMYHLQLHYQALLITFYRPYITKVPEGLPVAQQQAWRSQIRNKMDAAALQTNSIVDNLAREKLLEFGGPMTPPLLVPAMQVHLLNCKSSDGFIRRLGLNKLELCMMILEQMQHTYPSASIFRGIFLGAIRQVFPDYMVQPSKPGTAAPEYPILQDAPLDDPAASMVISDDVIGALMDEASTYNFWETFSWM
- a CDS encoding 3-hydroxyacyl-CoA dehydrogenase; the protein is MQLTWQPPQNYRSRPVVVLGAGVLGRRIGCIWASAGYEVRIRDPSEQQRADGLAYIEENVDSYAQKTGQKPGKYSAHQDMEDAVSNAWLVIEAVPEKLELKIATFAELEALAPEDCILASNSSSYKSSEMIEKVSDATKARILNMHYYMPPGCMIVELMTDGYTDEGVFPFMVERSKEAATLPYVARKQSTGFIFNRLWAAVKREVLTILAEGVSVPEEIDSMWTEMFIKPRNLPCKTMDQVGLDTVAFIEGHYVQERGLSPEKTVDFLKRNYLDDGKLGNKSPKGGLYSPVEDKKDIVDDKTTAPELLVLDIGLSTANPTTTSGEVLKLSSDGKIQKVLVPNQSLPDGIAVDTTTSRMFWTCMGVPGKDDGAVYSANLDGSSIQTVVPQGRVNTPKQLTIDAEAQKVYFCDREGCRVWRCGYDGSDLEAVVDRSDSKDAKDNAVSDWCVGITVAPGLGKFYWTQKGPSKSGKGRIFCANIATPEGQSGASRDDIQLVLGDLPEPIDLELDEKSNTLYWTDRGEVPLGNALFKAQLDESGLPVPIKSDKKYEMLTKHLKEAIGLKLDLGNGHIYLTDLGGNIYRCNLDGSHKEKIHSDDYRAFTGIALL